From the genome of Triticum aestivum cultivar Chinese Spring chromosome 3B, IWGSC CS RefSeq v2.1, whole genome shotgun sequence, one region includes:
- the LOC123071427 gene encoding heme-binding-like protein At3g10130, chloroplastic — protein sequence MGLAMGKLMLGKIIVETPKHEVLHTGDGYEIRKYPPCVAAEVTYDPKEMKGDRDGGFQVLANYIGAFGKPQNTKPEAIAMTAPVITSSGGGEAEPIAMTAPVITSSEPEPVAMTVPVITAEGREEKASKVTMQFLLPSKYTKAEEAPRPTDERVVLREVGERKYAVVTFGGLAGDKVVAEKAEGLKAALEKDGHAVTGPFVLSRYNPPWTLPPLRTNEVMFPVK from the coding sequence ATGGGTTTGGCCATGGGCAAGCTGATGCTGGGGAAGATCATCGTGGAGACGCCGAAGCACGAGGTGCTCCACACCGGCGACGGCTACGAGATCCGCAAGTACCCGCCGTGCGTCGCCGCCGAGGTGACCTACGACCCCAAGGAGATGAAGGGCGACCGCGACGGCGGGTTCCAGGTCCTCGCCAACTACATCGGCGCCTTCGGCAAGCCGCAGAACACCAAGCCGGAGGCGATCGCCATGACGGCGCCGGTCATcacctcctccggcggcggcgaggccgagCCGATCGCCATGACGGCGCCGGTGATCACCTCCTCCGAGCCCGAGCCGGTGGCCATGACGGTGCCGGTGATCACGGCCGAGGGCCGGGAGGAGAAGGCGAGCAAGGTGACGATGCAGTTCCTGCTGCCGTCCAAGTACACCAAGGCGGAGGAGGCGCCGCGGCCGACGGACGAGCGGGTGGTGCTGCGGGAGGTGGGGGAGCGCAAGTACGCGGTGGTGACGTTCGGCGGTCTGGCCGGAGACAAGGTGGTGGCCGAGAAGGCGGAGGGGCTCAAGGCCGCGCTGGAGAAGGACGGGCACGCCGTCACGGGCCCCTTCGTGCTCTCCCGCTACAACCCGCCGTGGACGCTCCCGCCGCTGCGCACCAACGAGGTCATGTTCCCCGTCAAGTGA
- the LOC123071426 gene encoding laccase-8: MKGASMLVPLVLALCAAMASAAVVEHNFTVGGMNISQLCMDSVIYTANEQMPGPTIEATEGDTVAVHVVNDSPYPLSLHWHGIFQLLSGWADGAHMITECPIQPSGNFTYRFNITGQEGTLWWHAHSSLLRATIYGALIIKPRNGTDGYPYTAPYGEIPITLGEWWNKNVDDVEKDAHLTGLGPDVSDALTINGKPGDLTSCRGAGIYEVEVEYNQTYLLRIINAAVNVELFFKVSGHNFTVVAIDASYTEPYATDVIVIAPGQTVDALMTTSATPGGRYYMAANVFESKTVQIRFNNGTVTGIITYKGAANGTAPSMPAMPAPTDVVTAGNFYWSLRGLVRPIDPPLPTTVDHQMLVEFGVDQAPCAPDQTRCQGFALVAFMNRNSFQFPKNASLLQASFDGVPGVYTEDFPSSPPLLPGIRKATSVKRVNHSDVVEVVLQSQAYSSALGTENHPIHLHGFNFFVLAQGLGRFDLNATYNLVNPRVRNTVIVPGGGWTVIRFVANNPGMWFMHCHLDAHLPLGLAMVFEVLNGPAPNILPPPPEDFPKCY, encoded by the exons ATGAAGGGAGCATCCATGCTCGTGCCGCTCGTGCTGGCTCTCTGCGCGGCCATGGCAAGCGCCGCAGTCGTGGAGCACAACTTCACT GTGGGCGGCATGAACATCTCTCAGCTCTGCATGGACAGCGTGATCTACACGGCCAACGAGCAGATGCCGGGACCGACCATCGAGGCCACCGAAGGCGACACGGTGGCCGTCCACGTCGTGAACGATTCACCGTACCCACTATCACTCCACTG GCACGGCATATTTCAGCTGCTGAGCGGGTGGGCCGACGGGGCTCACATGATCACGGAGTGCCCCATCCAGCCCTCTGGCAACTTCACGTACCGCTTCAACATCACCGGACAGGAGGGCACCCTGTGGTGGCACGCCCACTCCTCGCTCCTCCGCGCCACCATCTACGGCGCGCTCATCATAAAGCCGAGGAATGGCACGGATGGCTACCCGTACACAGCACCATACGGCGAGATTCCAATCACACTAG GCGAGTGGTGGAACAAGAACGTGGACGATGTGGAGAAAGATGCCCACCTGACCGGCCTAGGGCCGGATGTGTCGGACGCCCTCACCATCAACGGCAAGCCGGGAGACCTGACTTCTTGCAGAG GAGCTGGTATCTACGAAGTGGAGGTGGAGTATAACCAGACGTACCTCCTCCGCATCATCAACGCCGCAGTCAATGTTGAGCTCTTCTTCAAGGTGTCCGGCCACAACTTCACCGTGGTCGCCATCGACGCGAGCTACACCGAGCCATACGCCACAGACGTCATCGTCATCGCGCCGGGCCAGACGGTGGACGCCCTCATGACCACCTCGGCGACGCCCGGCGGCCGGTACTACATGGCGGCCAACGTGTTCGAGAGCAAGACCGTCCAGATCCGATTCAACAACGGTACCGTCACCGGCATCATCACGTACAAGGGAGCGGCGAACGGCACCGCCCCCTCCATGCCAGCCATGCCAGCCCCCACAGACGTGGTGACCGCGGGCAACTTCTACTGGTCTCTGAGGGGCCTCGTCCGGCCGATCGACCCGCCGTTGCCAACGACGGTGGACCACCAGATGCTGGTGGAGTTCGGGGTGGACCAGGCGCCGTGCGCGCCGGACCAGACGAGGTGCCAGGGGTTCGCGCTGGTGGCGTTCATGAACAGGAACTCGTTCCAGTTCCCCAAGAACGCGTCGCTCCTGCAGGCGTCCTTCGACGGCGTCCCGGGCGTGTACACGGAGGACTTCCCGagctcgccgccgctgctgccggggATCCGGAAGGCGACATCGGTGAAGAGGGTGAACCACAGCGACGTGGTGGAGGTGGTGCTGCAGAGCCAGGCGTACAGCAGCGCCCTCGGCACGGAGAACCACCCGATCCACCTGCACGGCTTCAACTTCTTCGTGCTGGCGCAGGGGCTGGGGCGCTTCGACCTCAACGCCACGTACAACCTCGTGAACCCGCGCGTGCGCAACACCGTCATCGTGCCCGGCGGTGGGTGGACCGTCATCCGGTTCGTGGCGAATAACCCAG GTATGTGGTTCATGCACTGTCACTTGGACGCGCACCTGCCGTTGGGGCTGGCAATGGTGTTCGAGGTGCTCAATGGCCCGGCGCCGAATATCCTTCCTCCGCCTCCCGAGGACTTTCCGAAGTGCTACTGA